GGAGTCAAACGCGGTGACCATGTCGGTACATTAGCCTGGAATGACCACAGGCACTTGGAAGCATATTTTGCAATACCATGCATGGGCGCAGTATTGCATACGATCAACTTGCGTTTATCCCGCGAACACATACGTTACATTATCAACCATGCAGGAGATAAAATTCTTATCATCGATGAAGATTTGATACCAATCATCGAATCCATGCAATCCGAGTTGCCAACCGTTGACGCGTATATCATATTATCCGATCTTGACACAATTCCTGCAACTACATTGCATCCCGTTTATTCCTATGAAGCATTGCTGAAAGAGGGAGATCCTGATTTTCTATATCCGGATGATCTTGATGAAAACGCTCCCTTAGGAATGTGCTATACGTCTGCAACGACCGGCAATCCAAAAGGCGTCATCTATTCCCATCGCGGCATATACCTGCACAGCATGTGTTTGGGCCTCGTAGATTCGTGTGGAATTTCCGAAACGGATTCAATTCTTCCCGTAGTGCCGATGTTTCATGTAAACGCTTGGGGAATGCCTTTTGCTTCCGTCTGGTTTGGTGCTCGGCAAGTATTGCCGGGGCCGGCGCCTACGCCAACGATTCTGGTCGAATTAATTGCCCGTGAACATGTAACCGTCGCTGCCGGAGTTCCAACCGTTTGGCTCGGTGTGGCACAAGTATTGGAACAAACAAACGCTGATATTTCCAGTTTACGCGCGATCCTGTGCGGAGGTTCCGCTGCTCCCCGGGCATTAATCGAAACATTTGAACAAAAATTCGGTATTCCTTTTATACATGCATACGGAATGACAGAAACAACGCCAGTCGCTCTTGTATCCCGTTTAAAATCCTATCATCAAACATTGACAGATTCACAAAAACTGGATATCCGTTCCAAACAAGGATTGTTGGTTCCAGGGATCGAAATGAAAATCCTCGGAAAATCCGGTGCAGTCAAATGGGACGGCCAAGAGATGGGAGAGCTATGCTTCCGCGGAAACTGGATTGCCGATGCATATTATCAAGATGATCGAAGCCAAGATGCCTTTGTGGATGGGTGGCTGCATACCGGGGATATAGGAACGATCGATGAAGAAGGCTATGTAAAGATCATGGATCGGACAAAAGATCTGGTCAAAAGCGGCGGTGAATGGATATCGACTGTCGAGCTGGAAAATACGCTCATGGCACATCCGGCCGTCTTCGAAGCAGCCGTTATTGGCATCCCCCACCCCAAATGGCAAGAGCGTCCCATTGCTTGTGTGGTTTTAAAAGAAGGCTTCAAAAATAAAGTAGAGAAACTAGAATTGCTGAATGTTTTGCAAGGAAAATTTGCAAAATGGTGGATTCCCGACGATGTACTTTTCCTTGAGGAAATCCCGAAAACGTCCGTCGGGAAATTTTTAAAACGCGCATTGCGGGATCAGCTTCGACAGTACTACGACAATTCTGCGGAGTAAACAAGTCTGACGGAGTACAGAGAATACAGAGCAAACGATTGAAGCCGATCAAGCAAAGCACAACTCCACTGTCGGCATGGTAGTTCCATGCGGCAGCGGAGTTGTGCTTTTTGTCCACTTGCTTGTAAAAACTCCTGCAAAAAACTCTTTATTGATCGATACGATCAATGGTACCGCCGCCAAGACAAAGCTCGCCTTGATACAGTACGACAGCTTGTCCCGGTGTAATCGCTTTTTGCTTCTTGTCAAACCGTATTATACAAGTCTGGTCCGGGTTGACTGTGACATGTACACCCTGATCCGCCTGCCGATACCGAAACTTGGCAGTACAGGCGAATTCCGCTGCGGGCGGTTTTCCGCTGACCCAATTGAAGTCTGTGGCAAACAATCCATCCGAATACAAGCTGGGGTGATCCTCCCCGCGTTCGACATACAGGATATTATGTTTCAGGTCTTTTGTGACGACAAACCAGGGTTCTCCTGCCCCGCCGAGACCCAATCCTTTTCTTTGGCCTAATGTATAATACATGAGTCCGTCATGCTTGCCGACGACTTCCCCTGCCAACGTGCGAATTTCCCCCGGCTGTGCAGGCAAGTAATGACTTAAAAACTCTTTAAAATCCCGTTCGCCGATAAAACAAATCCCCGTACTGTCTTTTTTATGTGCTGTTGCGAGATTTGCCTGTGCTGCCAGCTCGCGGACTTGCGGTTTGCTGAGATGCCCGATCGGAAACAGTGTTTTGGATAACTGGTGCTGTCCCAACTGATTCAAGAAATACGTCTGATCTTTATTGGCATCTGCCCCCCGAATCAACACATATTCACCATTTCGTTCGGCGACTTGTGCATAATGCCCTGTTGCAATATAGTCAGCTTCGATATCGAGGGCAAAGTTTAGAAATTCCTTAAATTTGATTTCTTTATTGCACATCACATCCGGATTTGGTGTTCTGCCTTTTTTGTATTCATCCAGAAAATACTGAAAGACTCGCTCCATATACTGTTTTTCAAAATTGACCGTATAATAAGGAATGCCAATCTGCTCACATACTTTTCTCACATCGTGAAAATCTTCCGTGGCAGAGCAGTATCCCGTATCATCTGTGTCATCCCAATTTTTCATGAAAACTCCGACGACATCATACCCTTGCTGCTTCAACAGCCACGCTGTCACAGATGAGTCGACACCCCCGGACATACCGACGACAACGCGTGTTTCTTGCGGATTGCGATTCATTATGCCCCTCCTTTAAGAGCAGCGACTGCAAGACATATCCAGCCGATTAAAAACGCAACACCGCCAAAGGGTG
Above is a window of Fodinisporobacter ferrooxydans DNA encoding:
- a CDS encoding long-chain fatty acid--CoA ligase, whose protein sequence is MMQVPLTLPSFLFRAETLFPKKEIISRTKHGMFRYTYREYAKRTRQLSSILRKLGVKRGDHVGTLAWNDHRHLEAYFAIPCMGAVLHTINLRLSREHIRYIINHAGDKILIIDEDLIPIIESMQSELPTVDAYIILSDLDTIPATTLHPVYSYEALLKEGDPDFLYPDDLDENAPLGMCYTSATTGNPKGVIYSHRGIYLHSMCLGLVDSCGISETDSILPVVPMFHVNAWGMPFASVWFGARQVLPGPAPTPTILVELIAREHVTVAAGVPTVWLGVAQVLEQTNADISSLRAILCGGSAAPRALIETFEQKFGIPFIHAYGMTETTPVALVSRLKSYHQTLTDSQKLDIRSKQGLLVPGIEMKILGKSGAVKWDGQEMGELCFRGNWIADAYYQDDRSQDAFVDGWLHTGDIGTIDEEGYVKIMDRTKDLVKSGGEWISTVELENTLMAHPAVFEAAVIGIPHPKWQERPIACVVLKEGFKNKVEKLELLNVLQGKFAKWWIPDDVLFLEEIPKTSVGKFLKRALRDQLRQYYDNSAE
- the mnmA gene encoding tRNA 2-thiouridine(34) synthase MnmA, giving the protein MNRNPQETRVVVGMSGGVDSSVTAWLLKQQGYDVVGVFMKNWDDTDDTGYCSATEDFHDVRKVCEQIGIPYYTVNFEKQYMERVFQYFLDEYKKGRTPNPDVMCNKEIKFKEFLNFALDIEADYIATGHYAQVAERNGEYVLIRGADANKDQTYFLNQLGQHQLSKTLFPIGHLSKPQVRELAAQANLATAHKKDSTGICFIGERDFKEFLSHYLPAQPGEIRTLAGEVVGKHDGLMYYTLGQRKGLGLGGAGEPWFVVTKDLKHNILYVERGEDHPSLYSDGLFATDFNWVSGKPPAAEFACTAKFRYRQADQGVHVTVNPDQTCIIRFDKKQKAITPGQAVVLYQGELCLGGGTIDRIDQ